A genome region from Manihot esculenta cultivar AM560-2 chromosome 5, M.esculenta_v8, whole genome shotgun sequence includes the following:
- the LOC110615150 gene encoding zinc-finger homeodomain protein 5 has protein sequence MELRGQDMNDTRTSSVPSSYGHESSGVERRRDGNHNGNSVLTYTQTLDHHKQPSLPQTRSPNPDRVSVIAKGSNSKTANVRYRECLRNHAASVGGNVYDGCGEFMPGGKEGTLEALKCAACQCHRNFHRKEVDGETQFSPSSRRSTMVHSLQLPPPLPSPTVLHHQRYSMGLHTSPTSANMVQPMSVAFAGGGTESSSEDLNIFHSNAEGGPTPPPFVLSKKRFRTKFTQEQKDKMMEFAEKIGWRINKQEEEEVEKFCAEVGVRRKVFKVWMHNNKNPKKQQEQHQQQPPEEEEEEEEEEEEPL, from the coding sequence ATGGAATTGAGAGGCCAAGATATGAATGATACGAGAACGTCGTCAGTTCCGTCGAGCTATGGTCATGAATCATCAGGAGTtgagagaagaagagatgggaaTCACAATGGCAACTCAGTCCTCACTTACACTCAAACCCTAGACCACCATAAGCAACCATCACTTCCCCAGACAAGATCTCCCAACCCAGATCGAGTTTCAGTCATTGCAAAAGGATCTAACTCCAAGACAGCCAATGTTAGGTATCGAGAATGTCTCCGAAACCACGCAGCCAGCGTCGGCGGCAATGTTTACGATGGCTGTGGTGAGTTCATGCCGGGCGGAAAAGAGGGTACACTCGAAGCTTTAAAATGTGCAGCCTGTCAGTGCCACCGTAACTTCCACCGCAAAGAAGTAGATGGGGAGACCCAATTCAGTCCGAGTTCAAGAAGAAGTACAATGGTCCATAGCCTTCAATTGCCACCACCATTGCCGTCTCCAACGGTACTGCATCATCAAAGATATTCCATGGGGTTACACACTAGCCCTACCTCCGCGAACATGGTTCAACCCATGAGTGTAGCTTTTGCTGGTGGAGGAACCGAGTCCTCAAGTGAAGATCTCAATATCTTCCACTCCAACGCCGAGGGAGGTCCAACGCCACCGCCTTTTGTTTTATCCAAGAAAAGGTTCAGGACAAAATTCACACAAGAACAAAAGGATAAAATGATGGAGTTTGCAGAGAAGATTGGGTGGAGGATCAACAAGCAAGAAGAGGAGGAAGTGGAGAAGTTTTGTGCAGAAGTTGGAGtgagaaggaaagttttcaaggtGTGGATGCATAATAACAAGAATCCAAAGAAGCAGCAGGAGCAGCATCAGCAGCAGCcaccggaggaggaggaggaggaggaggaggaggaggaggagcccCTGTGA
- the LOC122723644 gene encoding protein RADIALIS-like 3 isoform X2 has translation MTSSYFSSSSHGSSSSWTPKQNKLFEKALAVYDKDTPDRWQNVAKAVGGKSPEEVKRHYDLLVEDLMYIESGQAPLPTYKPTGSNGRGIGEEQR, from the coding sequence ATGACATCAAGCTACTTCTCATCTTCTTCACATGGTTCTAGCTCGTCCTGGACACCCAAGCAAAACAAGCTATTTGAAAAGGCCTTGGCCGTATATGACAAAGACACCCCAGACCGCTGGCAAAATGTGGCGAAGGCCGTAGGCGGCAAATCTCCTGAAGAAGTAAAGAGACACTATGATCTTCTTGTGGAGGACCTAATGTATATAGAATCTGGCCAAGCCCCACTTCCCACCTACAAGCCCACTGGGAGCAATGGTAGAGGAATTGGTGAAGAGCAGAGGTAG
- the LOC122723644 gene encoding protein RADIALIS-like 5 isoform X1: MTSSYFSSSSHGSSSSWTPKQNKLFEKALAVYDKDTPDRWQNVAKAVGGKSPEEVKRHYDLLVEDLMYIESGQAPLPTYKPTGSNGRGIGEEQRLMKNLRI; this comes from the exons ATGACATCAAGCTACTTCTCATCTTCTTCACATGGTTCTAGCTCGTCCTGGACACCCAAGCAAAACAAGCTATTTGAAAAGGCCTTGGCCGTATATGACAAAGACACCCCAGACCGCTGGCAAAATGTGGCGAAGGCCGTAGGCGGCAAATCTCCTGAAGAAGTAAAGAGACACTATGATCTTCTTGTGGAGGACCTAATGTATATAGAATCTGGCCAAGCCCCACTTCCCACCTACAAGCCCACTGGGAGCAATGGTAGAGGAATTGGTGAAGAGCAGAG GCTAATGAAAAATCTAAGGATCTAG
- the LOC110614389 gene encoding protein P54 — MTKVVAYVLVLALVLFVSANSVHGDESPTIYEQLDEAKEEAQDTVKKTADSTTENEPQVEEQSKIAETTPSTEESKDSGETPSTEESKTPENTTSTEETKTSGSTAPAEDSKTPSSSWGQWVVNKLEHIGVISEKSKPGSSATATTEETPAPGPSGDSPTPV, encoded by the exons ATGACAAAGGTTGTAGCTTATGTGTTGGTTCTTGCTTTGGTTCTTTTTGTATCAGCCAATTCAGTGCATGGTGATGAGTCCCCTACTATCTATGAACAATTAGATGAGGCTAAGGAGGAAGCCCAGGATACAGTCAAGAAAACCGCCGATTCTACTACCGAAAACGAACCCCAGGTGGAGGAGCAATCCAAGATCGCCGAAACCACCCCCTCTACAGAGGAATCCAAGGACTCCGGAGAGACCCCCTCGACGGAAGAATCCAAGACCCCCGAAAACACCACATCAACGGAGGAAACCAAGACTTCCGGAAGCACCGCCCCAGCGGAGGATTCCAAAACCCCCTCTTCGTCATGGGGTCAATGGGTTGTGAACAAATTAGA gcATATTGGAGTAATTTCAGAGAAATCTAAGCCAGGCAGCTCAGCAACAGCAACAACAGAAGAAACACCTGCACCTGGACCAAGTGGTGATTCACCCACACCTGTTTAA
- the LOC110616333 gene encoding long-chain-fatty-acid--AMP ligase FadD26: MNYENYDPSFPDQPVVDLYLPVWARLPSFSSKPAFIWAEDGSSGATKASVLTYSQLNDSTQLISNQLHELLPRGNTVIVLSPPGLELVEVIFGCQRAGLLSVPIFPPDPSFANGNYHHLVRVLSQTKPKVAIADQDYIASVQRYLSSSSSNQKLSELLQKLIWISTCDLKGKKVGLSMDSSSYNGCRPNEVYLIQYTSGATGIPKPVLVTAGSATHNVRVARKAYDLHPNSVIVSWLPQYHDCGLQFLLLTVVSGATCVLTSPGEFITRPRLWLELISEFKATCTPVPSFTLPLVVKRGGVEQGTRPVTLWSLKNLIIINEPIYKAPVEEFIDVFKPFGLDPSCISPSYGLAENCTFVSTAWRCNGNFGSFPSYNKLLPSARLSCQHEQDDEDMDIIVVNEDTHETVPDGIEGEIWISSPSNCSGYLGHPSLTREIFQARLRNKVSRCFVRTGDRGIVGGEERFLYITGRCSDVIRLRNGQEKHPHYIETAAYNCYPDFLRGGCLAAIQISDKVALVAETQRRENNVSVLRQICEGIKKGVMDEERVEIGLIVLVKSGNLPKTTSGKIQRWATKEKLVGGKMSIIMEMLFDNNNNNCNNISLSSSSGQLLQANKSMEEAGNARTLMAEGREEISLTLSNAATRPSLLSLL; encoded by the coding sequence ATGAACTACGAGAATTATGATCCTTCTTTCCCTGACCAGCCAGTGGTCGACCTTTATCTCCCTGTTTGGGCTAGACTCCCGTCCTTCTCGTCCAAACCAGCCTTCATCTGGGCTGAAGATGGGTCTAGTGGTGCAACCAAGGCTTCAGTTCTTACCTATTCTCAGCTCAATGATTCAACTCAGTTGATTTCTAATCAGTTACATGAGCTCTTGCCTAGAGGCAACACTGTTATCGTTTTAAGCCCACCTGGTCTTGAGCTCGTTGAGGTCATCTTTGGGTGTCAAAGAGCTGGCCTTTTGAGCGTACCCATCTTTCCACCTGATCCTTCTTTCGCTAATGGAAACTATCACCATCTTGTTAGAGTTCTTTCCCAAACAAAGCCTAAAGTTGCCATAGCTGACCAGGATTATATTGCTAGTGTTCAACGGTATCTCTCCTCATCCTCTAGCAATCAGAAGCTTAGTGAATTGTTGCAGAAGCTCATCTGGATTTCTACTTGTGATCTCAAAGGTAAAAAAGTTGGTTTAAGTATGGATTCTTCGTCGTATAATGGTTGTAGGCCAAATGAAGTGTACTTGATTCAGTACACTTCTGGTGCTACTGGGATTCCAAAACCAGTGCTGGTGACTGCAGGATCAGCTACTCACAACGTAAGAGTCGCGAGGAAAGCTTACGATCTTCATCCAAACAGTGTGATAGTCTCTTGGTTGCCTCAGTACCATGACTGTGGCCTTCAGTTTTTGTTGCTTACTGTTGTATCTGGGGCTACATGTGTATTAACTTCACCTGGAGAGTTTATTACCAGGCCACGGCTATGGCTGGAGCTGATCTCAGAGTTCAAAGCTACCTGCACTCCAGTTCCATCCTTCACATTGCCACTTGTTGTCAAGCGTGGTGGGGTTGAACAGGGAACTCGACCTGTAACTCTATGGAGTTTGAAAAACTTGATCATCATCAACGAGCCAATTTATAAGGCACCAGTTGAAGAGTTCATTGACGTGTTTAAGCCTTTTGGGCTTGACCCATCATGCATTTCCCCATCTTACGGCTTAGCAGAGAACTGCACATTCGTTTCAACAGCGTGGCGATGCAATGGCAACTTTGGTAGTTTTCCATCTTACAACAAGCTCTTACCGAGTGCAAGGCTCAGTTGTCAACATGAACAAGATGATGAGGACATGGACATCATAGTTGTAAACGAAGACACACATGAAACAGTTCCGGATGGGATCGAAGGTGAGATTTGGATCTCATCACCAAGCAATTGTTCTGGTTACCTTGGCCACCCATCTTTAACTCGCGAGATATTCCAAGCGAGACTCAGAAACAAGGTGAGCAGATGCTTTGTCCGCACCGGCGACAGAGGAATCGTGGGAGGAGAAGAACGATTTCTATATATTACAGGACGATGTTCAGATGTTATAAGACTCCGAAATGGCCAAGAAAAACACCCTCACTACATAGAAACAGCGGCTTATAATTGTTATCCAGATTTTCTCAGAGGAGGTTGCCTCGCTGCAATCCAGATTTCAGACAAGGTAGCTCTTGTTGCAGAGACAcaaagaagagaaaataatGTTAGTGTCTTGAGGCAAATATGTGAAGGAATAAAAAAAGGTGTTATGGATGAAGAAAGAGTTGAAATCGGGCTGATTGTTCTTGTAAAGAGTGGAAATCTTCCGAAGACAACTTCAGGAAAAATTCAAAGATGGGCAACCAAAGAAAAGCTTGTTGGAGGCAAAATGAGCATAATTATGGAGATGTTATTTgacaataacaataataattgtAATAACATTAGCTTGTCGTCTTCGTCTGGACAGTTGCTCCAAGCAAATAAGAGTATGGAGGAAGCAGGAAATGCAAGAACATTGATGGCCGAAGGGAGAGAAGAGATCTCTCTAACGCTTTCAAACGCAGCAACTCGTCCCTCCTTGCTGTCACTTTTGTGA